The following proteins come from a genomic window of Euwallacea fornicatus isolate EFF26 chromosome 9, ASM4011564v1, whole genome shotgun sequence:
- the neur gene encoding protein neuralized isoform X2 → MGQSSSLNSSSRSSSHYHSTNNLPPLLFHNVHGENMRISRDGTVAKRVESFCKGIAFSSRPVKVNEKVCLKFLEISNNWSGVIRFGFTSNDPTGLRYSLPKYACPDLTNKPGYWAKALPERFCSQSTVLFYYVTSTGDVHFGINGEEKGIFFGGVETRGPVWALIDVYGNSTAVEFVDIRHQLNNSRSSVMPSVNAAETPVSVSRPRTPDPVDRITYPMQQLHIHQVANQNQIANHVTQGQDLTLPLLKYQPHGINYQAMALHRTRGRNVRFCGGNRSVAMRTDTEFCQGYVFTARPLQISERIVVQVLATEPIFQGCLGLGLTSCDPGSITTADLPDDSNFLLDRPEYWVLTRDFSRMLNKGDEVSFYISPNGEVQISRNGGTPLVVMHVDQSLRLWAFFDVYGSTQRIRVLSGHSPPNLAASPLSNSSNHNIVDRRHIPTSESINSLNLQNEMTRQGSNSSRQSLIARETDVVSAQARQPQQPQNGRLCFPQADIQVQPAANGGAVLSVILPPAAAINHHGFSNHTGPLSPANSIMAPVPTTSVGPSMTMMSSCSAQYVEPVSVSDSSTYSTPLSWAEHHGGATTHTIPPGVECTICYENPIDAVLYMCGHMCMCYDCALQQWRGKGGGHCPLCRAVIRDVIRTYKS, encoded by the exons CCTCAAGATCTTCCTCACATTACCATAGTACCAACAACTTACCTCCGCTTTTATTCCACAACGTTCATGGTGAAAATATGAGGATATCGAGAGATGGCACTGTGGCCAAAAGGGTTGAGAGTTTCTGCAAAGGGATAGCCTTCAGCAGTCGACCAGTAAAAGTGAACGAAAAG GTCTGCCTCAAATTCCTAGAAATATCAAACAACTGGAGCGGCGTCATACGATTCGGTTTCACATCGAACGATCCCACTGGCCTAAGATACAGTCTGCCTAAATACGCCTGTCCGGATTTAACCAACAAACCTGGATATTGGGCCAAAGCACTACCAGAACGGTTTTGCAGTCAAAGCACCGTTCTCTTTTATTATGTGACCTCCACTGGGGACGTCCATTTCGGCATCAATGGAGAGGAGAAGGGCATATTCTTCGGGGGGGTTGAGACCAGGGGGCCTGTGTGGGCCCTCATCGATGTTTATGGAAATTCTACTGCTGTGGAGTTTGTGGATATTAGGCATCAGCTGAACAATTCTAG GTCAAGTGTGATGCCTTCAGTGAATGCAGCTGAAACCCCAGTGAGCGTCTCTCGTCCCCGAACCCCTGACCCGGTGGACAGAATTACTTATCCCATGCAACAGCTTCACATCCATCAAGTGGccaatcaaaatcaaattgcCAACCACGTGACTCAGGGTCAAGACCTCACTTTGCCTCTCTTGAAGTACCAACCTCATGGGATCAACTATCAGGCGATGGCTTTACACAGGACTAGAGGCAGGAATGTTCGGTTTTGCG GCGGAAATCGAAGCGTAGCAATGAGAACCGACACTGAATTTTGTCAAGGGTATGTCTTCACTGCGAGGCCTTTGCAAATATCCGAAAGAATCGTAGTGCAAGTTCTGGCTACCGAGCCAATATTCCAAGGTTGTCTTGGTCTTGGTTTAACTTCCTGCGATCCTGGGAGCATCACCACTGCGGACCTTCCCGACGATTCAAACTTTCTGCTGGACAGGCCTGAATATTGGGTGCTCACCCGAGATTTTTCCCGAATGTTGAATAAGGGAGATGAAGTCAGTTTCTACATATCACCGAATGGGGAAGTGCAGATTTCGAGGAACGGAGGAACACCTTTGGTTGTTATGCACGTAGATCAGTCTCTGAG ATTATGGGCCTTTTTTGATGTCTACGGATCCACACAGCGCATTCGGGTGCTGAGCGGTCATTCTCCTCCGAATTTAGCTGCTAGTCCTTTAAGTAATTCCTCAAATCATAACATCGTAGATAGAAGACATATACCCACTAGTGAGTCGATAAACAGCCTAAATTTGCAAAACGAGATGACGAGGCAGGGCAGCAATAGCTCAAG GCAAAGTTTGATAGCGCGAGAGACGGATGTAGTTTCTGCTCAAGCAAGACAACCTCAACAGCCTCAGAATGGTCGATTATGCTTTCCTCAGGCTGATATACAG GTTCAACCGGCTGCAAATGGAGGTGCAGTTCTTTCGGTGATTCTTCCTCCTGCAGCCGCGATCAATCATCATGGATTTAGTAATCACACAGGGCCTTTGTCGCCTGCGAACTCGATTATGGCTCCGGTTCCGACGACCAGCGTGGGACCGAGTATGACTATGATGAGCAGTTGCAGTGCACAGTACGTCGAG ccTGTCAGCGTCTCAGATTCCAGTACATACTCCACCCCTCTCAGTTGGGCAGAACACCACGGCGGAGCTACAACTCACACCATACCGCCAGGGGTGGAATGCACGATATGCTACGAAAACCCCATTGATGCTGTTCTGTACATGTGCGGGCACATGTGTATGTGTTACGACTGCGCCCTGCAGCAGTGGCGCGGAAAAGGGGGCGGCCACTGCCCTTTATGCAGAGCTGTAATAAGGGATGTTATTAGGACATACAAATCTTAA
- the neur gene encoding protein neuralized isoform X1, with product MGVKNGEACQQCQAETRTCKDSKSSGFSPLKKMKVLKKIKKKMGIASRSSSHYHSTNNLPPLLFHNVHGENMRISRDGTVAKRVESFCKGIAFSSRPVKVNEKVCLKFLEISNNWSGVIRFGFTSNDPTGLRYSLPKYACPDLTNKPGYWAKALPERFCSQSTVLFYYVTSTGDVHFGINGEEKGIFFGGVETRGPVWALIDVYGNSTAVEFVDIRHQLNNSRSSVMPSVNAAETPVSVSRPRTPDPVDRITYPMQQLHIHQVANQNQIANHVTQGQDLTLPLLKYQPHGINYQAMALHRTRGRNVRFCGGNRSVAMRTDTEFCQGYVFTARPLQISERIVVQVLATEPIFQGCLGLGLTSCDPGSITTADLPDDSNFLLDRPEYWVLTRDFSRMLNKGDEVSFYISPNGEVQISRNGGTPLVVMHVDQSLRLWAFFDVYGSTQRIRVLSGHSPPNLAASPLSNSSNHNIVDRRHIPTSESINSLNLQNEMTRQGSNSSRQSLIARETDVVSAQARQPQQPQNGRLCFPQADIQVQPAANGGAVLSVILPPAAAINHHGFSNHTGPLSPANSIMAPVPTTSVGPSMTMMSSCSAQYVEPVSVSDSSTYSTPLSWAEHHGGATTHTIPPGVECTICYENPIDAVLYMCGHMCMCYDCALQQWRGKGGGHCPLCRAVIRDVIRTYKS from the exons CCTCAAGATCTTCCTCACATTACCATAGTACCAACAACTTACCTCCGCTTTTATTCCACAACGTTCATGGTGAAAATATGAGGATATCGAGAGATGGCACTGTGGCCAAAAGGGTTGAGAGTTTCTGCAAAGGGATAGCCTTCAGCAGTCGACCAGTAAAAGTGAACGAAAAG GTCTGCCTCAAATTCCTAGAAATATCAAACAACTGGAGCGGCGTCATACGATTCGGTTTCACATCGAACGATCCCACTGGCCTAAGATACAGTCTGCCTAAATACGCCTGTCCGGATTTAACCAACAAACCTGGATATTGGGCCAAAGCACTACCAGAACGGTTTTGCAGTCAAAGCACCGTTCTCTTTTATTATGTGACCTCCACTGGGGACGTCCATTTCGGCATCAATGGAGAGGAGAAGGGCATATTCTTCGGGGGGGTTGAGACCAGGGGGCCTGTGTGGGCCCTCATCGATGTTTATGGAAATTCTACTGCTGTGGAGTTTGTGGATATTAGGCATCAGCTGAACAATTCTAG GTCAAGTGTGATGCCTTCAGTGAATGCAGCTGAAACCCCAGTGAGCGTCTCTCGTCCCCGAACCCCTGACCCGGTGGACAGAATTACTTATCCCATGCAACAGCTTCACATCCATCAAGTGGccaatcaaaatcaaattgcCAACCACGTGACTCAGGGTCAAGACCTCACTTTGCCTCTCTTGAAGTACCAACCTCATGGGATCAACTATCAGGCGATGGCTTTACACAGGACTAGAGGCAGGAATGTTCGGTTTTGCG GCGGAAATCGAAGCGTAGCAATGAGAACCGACACTGAATTTTGTCAAGGGTATGTCTTCACTGCGAGGCCTTTGCAAATATCCGAAAGAATCGTAGTGCAAGTTCTGGCTACCGAGCCAATATTCCAAGGTTGTCTTGGTCTTGGTTTAACTTCCTGCGATCCTGGGAGCATCACCACTGCGGACCTTCCCGACGATTCAAACTTTCTGCTGGACAGGCCTGAATATTGGGTGCTCACCCGAGATTTTTCCCGAATGTTGAATAAGGGAGATGAAGTCAGTTTCTACATATCACCGAATGGGGAAGTGCAGATTTCGAGGAACGGAGGAACACCTTTGGTTGTTATGCACGTAGATCAGTCTCTGAG ATTATGGGCCTTTTTTGATGTCTACGGATCCACACAGCGCATTCGGGTGCTGAGCGGTCATTCTCCTCCGAATTTAGCTGCTAGTCCTTTAAGTAATTCCTCAAATCATAACATCGTAGATAGAAGACATATACCCACTAGTGAGTCGATAAACAGCCTAAATTTGCAAAACGAGATGACGAGGCAGGGCAGCAATAGCTCAAG GCAAAGTTTGATAGCGCGAGAGACGGATGTAGTTTCTGCTCAAGCAAGACAACCTCAACAGCCTCAGAATGGTCGATTATGCTTTCCTCAGGCTGATATACAG GTTCAACCGGCTGCAAATGGAGGTGCAGTTCTTTCGGTGATTCTTCCTCCTGCAGCCGCGATCAATCATCATGGATTTAGTAATCACACAGGGCCTTTGTCGCCTGCGAACTCGATTATGGCTCCGGTTCCGACGACCAGCGTGGGACCGAGTATGACTATGATGAGCAGTTGCAGTGCACAGTACGTCGAG ccTGTCAGCGTCTCAGATTCCAGTACATACTCCACCCCTCTCAGTTGGGCAGAACACCACGGCGGAGCTACAACTCACACCATACCGCCAGGGGTGGAATGCACGATATGCTACGAAAACCCCATTGATGCTGTTCTGTACATGTGCGGGCACATGTGTATGTGTTACGACTGCGCCCTGCAGCAGTGGCGCGGAAAAGGGGGCGGCCACTGCCCTTTATGCAGAGCTGTAATAAGGGATGTTATTAGGACATACAAATCTTAA
- the neur gene encoding protein neuralized isoform X3 yields the protein MRISRDGTVAKRVESFCKGIAFSSRPVKVNEKVCLKFLEISNNWSGVIRFGFTSNDPTGLRYSLPKYACPDLTNKPGYWAKALPERFCSQSTVLFYYVTSTGDVHFGINGEEKGIFFGGVETRGPVWALIDVYGNSTAVEFVDIRHQLNNSRSSVMPSVNAAETPVSVSRPRTPDPVDRITYPMQQLHIHQVANQNQIANHVTQGQDLTLPLLKYQPHGINYQAMALHRTRGRNVRFCGGNRSVAMRTDTEFCQGYVFTARPLQISERIVVQVLATEPIFQGCLGLGLTSCDPGSITTADLPDDSNFLLDRPEYWVLTRDFSRMLNKGDEVSFYISPNGEVQISRNGGTPLVVMHVDQSLRLWAFFDVYGSTQRIRVLSGHSPPNLAASPLSNSSNHNIVDRRHIPTSESINSLNLQNEMTRQGSNSSRQSLIARETDVVSAQARQPQQPQNGRLCFPQADIQVQPAANGGAVLSVILPPAAAINHHGFSNHTGPLSPANSIMAPVPTTSVGPSMTMMSSCSAQYVEPVSVSDSSTYSTPLSWAEHHGGATTHTIPPGVECTICYENPIDAVLYMCGHMCMCYDCALQQWRGKGGGHCPLCRAVIRDVIRTYKS from the exons ATGAGGATATCGAGAGATGGCACTGTGGCCAAAAGGGTTGAGAGTTTCTGCAAAGGGATAGCCTTCAGCAGTCGACCAGTAAAAGTGAACGAAAAG GTCTGCCTCAAATTCCTAGAAATATCAAACAACTGGAGCGGCGTCATACGATTCGGTTTCACATCGAACGATCCCACTGGCCTAAGATACAGTCTGCCTAAATACGCCTGTCCGGATTTAACCAACAAACCTGGATATTGGGCCAAAGCACTACCAGAACGGTTTTGCAGTCAAAGCACCGTTCTCTTTTATTATGTGACCTCCACTGGGGACGTCCATTTCGGCATCAATGGAGAGGAGAAGGGCATATTCTTCGGGGGGGTTGAGACCAGGGGGCCTGTGTGGGCCCTCATCGATGTTTATGGAAATTCTACTGCTGTGGAGTTTGTGGATATTAGGCATCAGCTGAACAATTCTAG GTCAAGTGTGATGCCTTCAGTGAATGCAGCTGAAACCCCAGTGAGCGTCTCTCGTCCCCGAACCCCTGACCCGGTGGACAGAATTACTTATCCCATGCAACAGCTTCACATCCATCAAGTGGccaatcaaaatcaaattgcCAACCACGTGACTCAGGGTCAAGACCTCACTTTGCCTCTCTTGAAGTACCAACCTCATGGGATCAACTATCAGGCGATGGCTTTACACAGGACTAGAGGCAGGAATGTTCGGTTTTGCG GCGGAAATCGAAGCGTAGCAATGAGAACCGACACTGAATTTTGTCAAGGGTATGTCTTCACTGCGAGGCCTTTGCAAATATCCGAAAGAATCGTAGTGCAAGTTCTGGCTACCGAGCCAATATTCCAAGGTTGTCTTGGTCTTGGTTTAACTTCCTGCGATCCTGGGAGCATCACCACTGCGGACCTTCCCGACGATTCAAACTTTCTGCTGGACAGGCCTGAATATTGGGTGCTCACCCGAGATTTTTCCCGAATGTTGAATAAGGGAGATGAAGTCAGTTTCTACATATCACCGAATGGGGAAGTGCAGATTTCGAGGAACGGAGGAACACCTTTGGTTGTTATGCACGTAGATCAGTCTCTGAG ATTATGGGCCTTTTTTGATGTCTACGGATCCACACAGCGCATTCGGGTGCTGAGCGGTCATTCTCCTCCGAATTTAGCTGCTAGTCCTTTAAGTAATTCCTCAAATCATAACATCGTAGATAGAAGACATATACCCACTAGTGAGTCGATAAACAGCCTAAATTTGCAAAACGAGATGACGAGGCAGGGCAGCAATAGCTCAAG GCAAAGTTTGATAGCGCGAGAGACGGATGTAGTTTCTGCTCAAGCAAGACAACCTCAACAGCCTCAGAATGGTCGATTATGCTTTCCTCAGGCTGATATACAG GTTCAACCGGCTGCAAATGGAGGTGCAGTTCTTTCGGTGATTCTTCCTCCTGCAGCCGCGATCAATCATCATGGATTTAGTAATCACACAGGGCCTTTGTCGCCTGCGAACTCGATTATGGCTCCGGTTCCGACGACCAGCGTGGGACCGAGTATGACTATGATGAGCAGTTGCAGTGCACAGTACGTCGAG ccTGTCAGCGTCTCAGATTCCAGTACATACTCCACCCCTCTCAGTTGGGCAGAACACCACGGCGGAGCTACAACTCACACCATACCGCCAGGGGTGGAATGCACGATATGCTACGAAAACCCCATTGATGCTGTTCTGTACATGTGCGGGCACATGTGTATGTGTTACGACTGCGCCCTGCAGCAGTGGCGCGGAAAAGGGGGCGGCCACTGCCCTTTATGCAGAGCTGTAATAAGGGATGTTATTAGGACATACAAATCTTAA